The following is a genomic window from Elaeis guineensis isolate ETL-2024a chromosome 10, EG11, whole genome shotgun sequence.
TCCTAGTCCCCTCCAGGACTTCTGTGTCGCTGACAAGACGTCCCATGGTAATTATATATGTTCTGTCTCTTTCTAGTTGTGCAAAATTGTCTTACAGCTGCACAAACTTCGTAGGCTTTCAAGCAAGGTTCTTCTCAAGTTTTTTGATCAAGCTTagtgaattattttaatttttattgttgcAGTATTTGTCAACGGTCTTGTGTGCAAGAACCCAAAGGATGTCAAAACTGATGATTTCTTCGTCTCTGGCCTCGACAAGCCTGGCGATACAGCAAACAAACTTGGGTCAAATGTGACCTTGGTTAATGTGGAGAAAATTGCAGGGCTCAACACCCTTGGCATCTCGTTGGCTCGCATAGACTTCGCTCCTTATGGCCTGAACCCACCTCACATCCACCCTCGGGCGACAGAGATTTTGACCGTGTTAGAAGGCTCGCTCTACGTGGGCTTTGTGACTTCCAACCCGGACAACCGGCTCTTTGCCAAAGTCATCAACAAGGGTGATGTGTTTGTGTTCCCCCAAGGCCTAATCCACTTCCAGTTCAACTACGGCACGAAGAATGCGGTTGCTATTGCCGCATTGAGCAGCCAAAACCCTGGTGTGATCACTATAGCCAATGCCGTGTTTGGGTCGAAGCCACCCATCTCTCGTGATGTACTTGCGAAGGCCTTTCAGGCGGACGAGAAGACTATTGACTGGCTGCAGGCTCAGTTCTGGATGGACAACAACAATTGATAACTCTCTCTATGCCAAATACAGAGATTGTTACACTGATTTATTTGTGTTCTTTAGAATGTTACAATGATTTGTTAGTATTCTTTAGCACCAATAAGCAAACAATGAGTTGCAAATTCTACAGCAAAAAAGGCAATTTATTCACAGTGCGAGAAAGAAAGTGCTCTTTTTGTTTCTTTGCTCTAGCATAAGGTAAAGATGGTTGTTGGACATGATATTACAAATTACTTATTCGTTAATTCATAAATTTCATGTCTCAGAGTGGATTATAGGAATTAAACCAAAGGCGCCATGGAGAAAAAGAGGGATTTTTCTGAATGAAGGACGGAAAAACAAAAGGATTTGGATTCGGATGGTCTTTTGGCAACCTTGGCTTGAAAATTTTGGCAAAAATGGACTGCTGGCGTATGGCATCCTCTACGTAGGCTTGAGCAGCAACTGCCTCCAAGCTTTGGCTTAGAATCAGGACACTTATACTTCGAATAATTAGCAAAAATAGCTACCTGTATCTTTCCTCCGATCTAGGCCAGAGGAGAAGCAAAGTTTAATAGCATGTTTGAGTGTTTAAGATTTATAactttaggataaaatttatgatgggaTATAGCTTTTGATCCTGTAGGATTATACATTAAATCCTATCGGATAAAAATCCTTTATAGCCGGGGAACGAACCCTCTGCG
Proteins encoded in this region:
- the LOC140852012 gene encoding putative germin-like protein 2-1, with translation MASIIVLLAFLALVCSHAIASDPSPLQDFCVADKTSHVFVNGLVCKNPKDVKTDDFFVSGLDKPGDTANKLGSNVTLVNVEKIAGLNTLGISLARIDFAPYGLNPPHIHPRATEILTVLEGSLYVGFVTSNPDNRLFAKVINKGDVFVFPQGLIHFQFNYGTKNAVAIAALSSQNPGVITIANAVFGSKPPISRDVLAKAFQADEKTIDWLQAQFWMDNNN